The sequence below is a genomic window from Citricoccus muralis.
AAGCAACTCACTCCGGGCGATCTCTCGGAGCTCGAAGGCATGCTCGTCGAAGCCGGTGCCGGACCTATCGACATCGTTTGGGCGAATGAGCAAGGCGGGGGCCTCGGGATCTTCATCCGCGGTCTCGTCGGACTCGACCGGGCCGCTGCCGCTGAAGCATTCAAGGACTATCTGGATGAGACCAGGTTTACCGTCGATCAGGTCCGTTTCGTCAATCTCATCGTTGACGAGCTGACGCGCAACGGTGTGATGGACCCAGAGCGCCTGTTCGAGCCTCCATATACCGACCATGCACCAATAGGACCGGATATGGTTTTCCCTCAATCTGACGTGGAGGTCATCATCGATACCTTGCACGACATACGCAACACCGCCGTGCCACCAGAGGTGGCGTAGCTCCCCTCAGAAGGCGTGCTCGGCTTAGAAACCGCCTGAATCGGTGGCCATGTTGGAGAAGCGCGAGTAGTGGCCCTGGAATCCGACCACAATGGTCTTGGTGGGGCCGTTACGGTGCTTGGCCACGATCAGGTCCGCTTCACCGGCACGCGGTGATTCCTTGTCATAGATGTCTTCACGGTGGAGCAGGATGACCATGTCGGCGTCCTGCTCAATCGAGCCGGATTCACGCAGGTCGGAGACCTGAGGCTTCTTGTCGGTGCGCTGCTCAGAACCACGGTTCAGCTGGGACAGCGCGATCACCGGCACCTCGAGCTCTTTGGCCAGCAGCTTCAGTGCACGCGAAAATTCGGCAACTTCCTGCTGACGGGATTCCACGCGCTTGCCCGAGCTCATCAGCTGCAGGTAGTCGAGAATCACCAGCTTCAGGTCGTGCTTCTGCTTGAGTCGACGGCATTTGGCGCGGATCTCCATCATGGACATGTTCGGGGAGTCATCGACGAAGAACGGGGACTCGTTGAGCCGACCGACGGTCGCGGCGATCTGGGTCCACTGCTCATTACGGATGGTGCCCTTGCGCAAATCCTGCAACGCGATCGTGGCCTCGGCCGACAGCAGACGCATGGCGATCTCGTTCTTGCCCATTTCGAGGGAGAAGAACACGGTGGCCATGTTGTTCTTGATGGCCGCTGAGCGGGCGAAGTCCAGGGCCAGAGTGGATTTACCCACTGCGGGGCGGGCAGCGATCACGATCATCTGACCGCCATGTAGGCCCTGGGTCAGCTCGTCGAATTCATAGAAGCCGGTGGGCACACCAGACATGCCGTCCCCGTGGGATCCGGCCGCTTCGATCTCATCCACGGTGTGCTCGAGAATGTCCGCCAGGGCGACGTAGTCCTCAGACTGACGCCCCTCGGCCACCTTGTAGACCTCGGCCTGGGCCTCGTTGACGATTTCCTCGACTTCGCCGTCCTGGACGTAGCCCATCTGCGCGATCTTGGTACCCGCGCCCACCAGGCGTCGCAGCACCGCCTTCTCACGCACGATTTCAGCATAGAAACCGGCGTTGGCCGCGGTGGGCACCGACTGCACCAGTTCGTGCAGCGTTGCCGCGCCACCGACGCGCTGGAGCTCCTGGCGCCGGTTCAGCAATGCGGTCACGGTGATGGCGTCGGCGGGCTCCCCGCGGCCATACAAGTCGATGATGGCTTCGTAGACTAGCTCATGACCAGGAGAGTAGAAGTCGCGTCCGCGGATGATTTCCACGACGTCGGCAATCGCATCCTTGGAGAGCATCATCCCACCCAGTACCGAGCGTTCAGCATCGAGGTCCTGGGGAGGGGTGCGGTCATCGCGTGGGGCGCCGGAGCTTTGGGCGGAATCAAACCGCGTAGACGTCACTGTTGCTTGATTCCCTTCCCCGAAACCCTCGCTCCGGCACCCTCACGCTTGGACCCCAAGAGCAGGAGGATGCACGCCGGAATACTGGTGCCAGCAGGCCGGCCAATATCCACTCGCTCAGGGGGAATACCACGTGACACTACTCGGCTTAGACATATCACTCAACCGCGTGTCGACCCCAGACTGTGGATAACTTGTGAATTAAGTACCCACATGTGTGAAGTGTTTGGGGATAACTGGTGGAGAACCCGTGTCACTCCGTGCACAACAGCCCTCTGACTTGGGATTTTGCAGAACCTGGTGTGTGGACTCAGAGAATTTTTGCCCCAGTTTTTCCGCCTTGCACTAGGGGATTTTGTGTGGCAGTGGGAGTGGAACCGGGGCGAACTCCACA
It includes:
- the dnaB gene encoding replicative DNA helicase, which encodes MTSTRFDSAQSSGAPRDDRTPPQDLDAERSVLGGMMLSKDAIADVVEIIRGRDFYSPGHELVYEAIIDLYGRGEPADAITVTALLNRRQELQRVGGAATLHELVQSVPTAANAGFYAEIVREKAVLRRLVGAGTKIAQMGYVQDGEVEEIVNEAQAEVYKVAEGRQSEDYVALADILEHTVDEIEAAGSHGDGMSGVPTGFYEFDELTQGLHGGQMIVIAARPAVGKSTLALDFARSAAIKNNMATVFFSLEMGKNEIAMRLLSAEATIALQDLRKGTIRNEQWTQIAATVGRLNESPFFVDDSPNMSMMEIRAKCRRLKQKHDLKLVILDYLQLMSSGKRVESRQQEVAEFSRALKLLAKELEVPVIALSQLNRGSEQRTDKKPQVSDLRESGSIEQDADMVILLHREDIYDKESPRAGEADLIVAKHRNGPTKTIVVGFQGHYSRFSNMATDSGGF